ACCAATAGAGATGTGTATTGAAACTTAGATAAAATCTACACCTAATTGTGGAATTTGCTTGCACCGATGGTGTACATTGATTATTGCTTTTTGCACATGCAAAATCCCCGTCTCAATATTTTGGGAAAATTTTTAATAATCTCccctaaaatttttgaatattgcAGCTACCTCCTCTAAGGTCTTAGAAATTTATGCTTACAATACTTGATGTTTTGAAAAGACTATAATGGTCTTCACAAAAACTTAAGATACTAAGTGAAAATCATGTTGAAAAAAGGAAGAGGGAAACCCTTTTAAGCTGATGCCTCTCTATTCTAAAAGTTCTAAGTCTATCTGATGTAGTACATTATATTCCATTCCCAATTGTGCTAAATggatttctttttgagttctaTGAAGAGCTAACCAGCTAGTAGGAAAACATTTGTTAAAAGAGATCTCTTCacaaattaattagaaaaaaggTATAGTCCAAGGACCAAAAAATGATGCCTTCAAAACATGGTTCAAACTACAAAGaactattaaaaattttttacccagtaggtatttttttatttttttattttttggtaatGGTGATATTTGACTTTTTTTAGCATCTAATTTGTTTTAGAAATCAGATAGGGGCAATGGCTCATGTTATGACATGTTTAACttgcataaaaaaaaatacaactgAGATTTGATGTGCTTAAGCACGGCCTCCCcattttatgacatgtttatgAAGCCACACATTTGATGTGCAAGATTTTCAGTTTTTCACTTGCACAATTGAGACCGCATAGATTTGCTTGTAAGCATGAGACTGGAAGAACCCGTTTAGGATTTGTTGTACATAAGTTTTGAATGGATTTGTTCTTTAATCTTTCATTTCTCGAATGAGGATCAAACCTGCATGATACTACGCCATATTACTCTGTCCGAAACCGTGTTCAGTATTGAGAAGTCaattgactgaaatttaaaagcATTGAGTAAATTTTAGTTCTTACTTGTTGCTATGTTAAACCTATATGGACTTCTCAGATATTTTAGATATTTCAATCTTTTGAAAATTCCACGTTTATTCTATTTCATTTCCAAGTTCCAACAATTCTCTCTAGTTTTATTCATGtctttcacaaaaaaaattatttcaaaaggaACGAAATTGGTTTCTTACAATTTTTTCTTGTCAGTGTTTGAGTCCTGTAAGAAACAAATACCTTGTTAGATCTAAATAAATACCTTGGATAAGGAGAGACTTATTCCAATCTCCCCCACCAAAGTCACTTGATTATCAAACGCTCCTCGATCCTCATGTGTATGTATCTATCTCAATGGTTGGTGATTTTCCCTTATTATAATCGTCATTACACATATAATTGGTAGTACTAATAAATAAAGTTGTTAGTATTATGTAGAAGCCAAAAGGAGATACAAGTGTCCCAAAATTGACTTTTACAGTAGAATTCTACAAAGAATCAAGCCCATTGTTAAAAATAGCAGTAAAAGCATCCATTCTTGGCTTGGAAAGGGATAAACCAACCTCAATATCTCCATCTGTTTCTCTACTCCCACTAAGAGAAATGGCCCCTGAAGTATCAATCGAAACGAACTCGAACTTTTTAGGCTTTCCCCATCCAAAATCCAGATTGTAATAGTTATACCTTGGTGAGCCAGCCACGGAAACCAGCCTGTCCAAATTTATACCCGCAGTATCCGGCAACCACTTGTCAGCATCGTCGAAGAGTGAATCATTGTTCTTCAATCTCTGATGAATGCACTTGGAAttctcggtgacatgtttttcTATGCCAATCCAATGCCACCTATAGTATTGCACAAagtgtcctgttattatttacacttatgttaaaccaaaccaagttgaattattagaaaattaaccaaaccaagttgaattattagaaaattaaagtgtaaataataacaggacactTGGCACAATATTATAGGTGGCATTAaattggcatagaaaacatgtcaccgaggatcccaagtgcTGATGAATGGCATCCCCGATTAACTCAACTGCAATTGGAAATCCTTCTTCTCCAattaactttccattttttcatttttcctaatAAGTGTTTGGCAATTGCCAAAATAATTGGAAGGTAAAGGTGGATCCATACGTCCTCTACAATCAGCCAGGCAATAAAAGTATTCCACCTCACCTTTATCCACTTGTTCTCCACTTGGACCACGACATTTTACCAAGCAAGTCCAAACATGGGCACAAATTACCGTAAATGATGATAAATGAACTAATTGTGGCCGTTTTTGCCGGGCTAAGTTCTTGAGTTTTTCAATATTGTTTCTGCTAATAACAAAAGATCTGCGAACTTTTTCTGTTTTGGTCGTAGGTTTTGTTGTAGTATCAGTAGAACTCTCATTTTGAAAAAACTTTAAGAAGACGACCCCTTGGTCCCGAAAAATTGAGTTAAGTCCCTTTGTGTCTTTGATCATAGTCCTATCGTAACATGGTGGAGAATCACTTGCTAGAGTTGCTGCAACATCATCTCTGTCGATATTATCTTCAAGACATTTGGAGCATAAAGCAGCCCACGTCTTCATAAATCTGAAAATGCTGCCGGCATCTCCGACAGTGTGGTGATTTGAGATTCCAATAGACATTCCACAGTCTGGAAATAATGTAACCTGAAGAGCAAGAACTGGGGTAGTCCTGGCTGTGGATCCGGAATCATCCTGATTAGATAGTTTCAATTCAGGAATCAGCGGATGAAAATCACAACAATTCCGTGCATGGTTTGCTGTAAGATAATTGAAATCAGTCGTGGTACACTCGGCAATGATTAGTGCTAGTGAACTTCCATTTTTGTAAAGAATTTCGGGCGTGCCAGAATTTGAATTGGAAGGAACTATCAAATTCCCGGCTAGGGGAAAAAAAGGTTGGAGTGTCAAGGAGAGTGAATGTTCAAGGTTAGGAATAATGTGCTCGATGAAATGTGCTCTAGAGAGCTGAGGTACTTCATAAAGGACGAGGCGTTCAACAGGGGGAAAGTGCAACCAGAGCATATCAAGGAATGTTAAAGGGAGAGACATTGCAGTGGCCACCGCAGACGACGGTGGCGGCACTAAAGAATGCTTAAGCACGGTGACTGAATTTTCTGTAGCCATTTTGGTCTAGTTGGCGAATGGATATATGAGCTCGTATTTGTGATCAAGAGTAGAGGAGCACAGGCACGGGtgaatataatatacatatatatatatgtatatatatatatacatatatatatatatgtatgtatgagGGCAAAATGCCTCAGTGACCCTCAAATTATTATGAAATTTAACTTTTAGCCCTCAAATTATTAATTGATAAGTTTTACCTCTCTAACTAATTTAAACATATAATTCTACCTTTCAGTCAACTTGAGTGGTTATGTTTAACAGATATAAAGGATTCATGAGATGTTAGTGGAGCtcaaactattacaaattttaaCTTTTGACCTTATAATTATTAACTGATAAGTTCTAGTTCTCCAACTAATTAAAATGTATAATTCTACTCTTTCTATAAATTTGAGTAGTTATGTCGAACAGAAATATCTATTAATAAAGAATTTGGAATGTGCCCAACTAAGTGTTTGATATAGTGATATAAAGTTTGGAGAAATCTTACTAGAGAATTGATTATTTGAGACATAGAAAGTTCAAACTTGGAAGTAAACCAAGACTTGTTGGAATGTTCCTAGAAAATGAATCGTGCCATATTTATGTCATTAAGAGAAGCAAATGAACCCAATGGATTTGGAAGAACAGCAAAAAATGAGTGAAATTCCAAATCAACTCAATTAATTCAAGTTGCCTCTCTTTGCTAGAATTTCTCTATTTAgggttttggttttaggttttCAATTGATTTTGGTCAAATTCAACAATTGGAGATTTGGTAAATTAATTTATGAGTCAAATGGAGTAAAATAATTTTACCCCAACACATGTCCTGCAAAGATGAAAACACCCCTCGATTATTGCCTTGCCATGCATGtggtgattttttttgttcaacATAAGGATTCAAATTGGCAGAAGAGTTAGAATtatatgttttaattagttGGAGGTGTAAAATTGATCAGTTAATAGTTGGAAGgttaaaagttaaattttataATAGTTTGAGAGCTACTGCTGCGCATGTGCTGCTATTTTTGTTAAACATAACAGCTCAAGTTGATAGAAGAGTTAAAATTATATGTTTTAATCAATTGGAGGGTTAAAACTTATCAATTAATAGTTAAAgggtcaaaaattaaattttataataGTTTGAGGGCCATTAGAACATTTATCCTATATATTATTAAGCGTCAATAATCTATATCTGCACCTATTCCTACTCTTAGGAAGGGGATAGACCCAGTTAGATTATTAGGAAGCGGAGGAAACTAAACCACCTTTGAACTAAATGGATACCATTCAACATTCGTTAAATTTAGAGAAGCCACGTGGAGTGACAATTGATGAAAATAAAATTCGAAACCTTAACCTTTCATCCACAAAATCCTTAAGTGCCTTTGTGGATGTCAACCGCCCTAAGGGGCCGTTGGATGGATGAAAAAAATAATTGGGAATGTTTCAGTCAAGTTTTGCCTAATTTTGTGCGGTTTGTAAATGTTTTTTTGCGTGATTTTATGTATAATTTATACTTATAAGTTTTAATGTACGTGTGAATTTCGTTCACGACATCTACTTAATACATgataataaataattattttgatgTATATTAAATCTTGTTAAAATTACACTAACAGACGTAACTAGACCAAATTCCAAGATGTCACTGTGCATCCGCCATTTTTTCCTACCACCTGATTACGACTTTGCGCGGCTCCTGCAGAGCAACTTTAATCTGCAGGGCTACCGTGCTTCTAATGTACCATCTGTTGAAAAAGGTTATAAATTTAGAAACCCCTCAAAAGGTTGCTAACAGTCTCACTCCCCTCCTCTAAGcttttcaaaataattaaaGATTTTTTTGACGGAATATTGGGTCCCAATTCTTATATCATTGTAGGCAAAATGACTTAAATATCCATACACCTTAGCAGAGATTTCGCAATTATTTAGACAAATTCACTTAAGTTAGTTATAAATACTATTAAtgtaataaatgataatttttaAGTGCAAATAATATCCAAAATGTCATGAGAAAATGGGCGCCAAATTCAGGCACAATTTTCTGATTGATGCATATCATAGAAAGTTGCAAAGGCTACTTTGGTTGCTTTTCTTGTACTTTACCAATCAATTAATCTATCAGATATTAGTAGTTCTTATTGTTGCACTAAATGATGAAGCAACTGCTGTGTGGATGATTTACAAGAATTTCACTCGAAATATCAAGACTAGCTAATTTTGATTACGTATAAAATCAACATTAATAAGCATGTTTTTCATATTTAGATTGGCTTATGAAATAGATCAAATTGTAGTAGAAACATTTAGTTCTGGATGGACCAATCCCCGATCCCTACACGTAACTTATTTGCTCCATGGACTGCCTCGATACCCTTGGTGTTGTTTGCTACAAATAAGCATGTTTCGAAAGCATTTGATTCGCCCTCAGCCATTTTGCATTTCCCCTCGGTGTTATCTGTGTATATGATGGAAAGATTCCTTTGTTTTCATGGGAGcatttgtgatttttcaaattatccAAATGTTAAAATAAATACTATAAAACTTTTGACATCAAACATAGGTGGAgaaaaaattaaggaaaaattacaaaaaggaaaaagaagaaaaaagtatTTGAAAATAGAAAATTGAAAGAAAGTGCTTTTTTTTCTGTATATACTGTCAGCGTTGTATGATTGataattatgcaaaatttaaatttaaaatttaacttttgtatATATGTTATGGATCCAACGGGTAAGTGTATATACtgataatatatataagatttacttctATTTAAAAGGAATTAACAAAGATAAAGGAATTTATTCATATTAGGCAATCTTAGAATTCTAGTCAAATATTTTCTAGACTAAtaagaagttcaagaaaaaaattaaaagaaaagaaaagaaaaacaaacacaCATAAAATAGGTTAATTTTCTTACAAGCATTTGTAGTTTAtcaaatgatccaaaatttaaaataaatactataaaatttttgacATCAAAAACaagttgaggaaaaaaaattaaggaaaacttgaaaaattaaaaagaatgtgTGTGTATGGTGTATACATGCATGCACGTCAACTTTTGCATTATACTTACTCTTACTCTcatcttgatttatttaaaAGAGGATCTAGCTAGATAAGGGGTTTGATGCTGTCTGGGACTGGCCTCGTCACAAACGTCACGTAAGTTCAAATGACTTTTCTCCGGTGCACTTGACTGTGGCCATTATCAAGTTTTGATCTTACTAAGCCACTACTTTTTGACTACACAATCCATCAATTATCGTTCATATTATTGTGGCCCTAGGTCTCTAAAAGGATCTCAATTATCTGTCAGCAGCAGGGACGTAATTGCAATTGGAGCAAAAGTTTTAGGGGTGTTAGTGTAATTAGCTTATGGAGCCAAAAACTATTAAAAGTTAGTTATAACTGAATTTGTTAACATCAGTTCATTGCACGGGAATTCTGTGGCAAATGGATTCGGATCCATCATTGGAGTTGTATAAATCCAAGACAATGTAATGGATTGGACAACAAGAAATACAATCACAATTTTCTCCCAAATTcttattttctctctctctctctctttctcaccTCTTTCCTCCTTTctgttcttttcttcttcattcaaATCTCCCCTGAATCTGCTGGTCACATTTCCTTCTCAATTCTACTTTGGAAGGGCCTgacaaattggtatcagagctgacGATCCTTCGGCAGCTCAAAGATCAATCAATTGCAGAGAGCACACGCTTCAAAACCTTAGAAGATCATCTCCGAAAGCAGGAACTCAAGT
The DNA window shown above is from Coffea arabica cultivar ET-39 chromosome 5e, Coffea Arabica ET-39 HiFi, whole genome shotgun sequence and carries:
- the LOC113687538 gene encoding phenolic glucoside malonyltransferase 1-like: MATENSVTVLKHSLVPPPSSAVATAMSLPLTFLDMLWLHFPPVERLVLYEVPQLSRAHFIEHIIPNLEHSLSLTLQPFFPLAGNLIVPSNSNSGTPEILYKNGSSLALIIAECTTTDFNYLTANHARNCCDFHPLIPELKLSNQDDSGSTARTTPVLALQVTLFPDCGMSIGISNHHTVGDAGSIFRFMKTWAALCSKCLEDNIDRDDVAATLASDSPPCYDRTMIKDTKGLNSIFRDQGVVFLKFFQNESSTDTTTKPTTKTEKVRRSFVISRNNIEKLKNLARQKRPQLVHLSSFTVICAHVWTCLVKCRGPSGEQVDKGEVEYFYCLADCRGRMDPPLPSNYFGNCQTLIRKNEKMES